In Theileria equi strain WA chromosome 3, complete sequence, the genomic window GAATGAGCCATTCCGCATTGCAGTCTGGATGTCAAGTTGGTAGTTCCATGAATAAATTGTCTTCCATTAGCGCTGCCATTTTAGACGGCGTTGTCTCCAAATCACACTTCCACACGCCTGTTCCGCAGCTTACCGTCAGAGAGTGTCTACTGTCTGGTGGTTATATAGTACCATTCAAGAAATAATaaaaaaactacattacgTATCAACAAACTATTCATCTGGGGGCAAGTCACAAGTaactaaaataaacaaatgatCATCCTTATGAGTCAAAGTAGTCCTCATATCAAAAGTCAATAGTTTAGGAAGACTGGTATAAAGACCAcgacaaccacatttacaccaatatccccaagaactccaaaacccataacgtgaagtaggccaacTGTCTctatcagacaactgacaaacagcatgagcataactctttagCATTGGAGATCCCCTCAGTATGAGTCCTCGCAGTCCAGTAGGATTCCcagactctccactagactTTTACCCATGGACGAATGTTCAGGGATGAGTGAGTAGTCTAGTAGCCCATTAAACATGACAGATCCCTAGTAGGCATCCACTAAAATTCCTCGTCCGCATAGACGATAAGTAAAGCTtctgatttacccaaaactttgcatcTAACATTAGTggtaaaggatgatttGACACTCTTACATGCCACATACGCTCCATTACCTGCCCAGTAAGAGATGGACCTCCAGAAGCCAAAATTCCTAGTAGGCCACTTACTCCGatcatgttcatatttaGAGTAGGTCTTCAGgtaaccatctccagtaaaggccaagatgatcattaaaccttgggatgTGAACGTATTCAAGGATGAAATAATACCTTCGCTGCACTGATCTACTTGCTTACCAGAACCGGCATAAGACACAGCCTTTAATCCTTCCTCACAAAATTTTAAGGTCACAGTAATCACTCCAACCTTTAAACCGCTGCTCTTTATAGAGGCAGCTAGTCTACTATCTGGATAATGAAGTGTGCACAAACACAAGACCATAGCAGTAATATGTGGAAGTGCTAGACTCCAAGCAGCATGCCACCATTTATGTCCACTAGTATTCCATGGGCGATCTGGACCAATGCTACAAGCGCATAGGATGACAATTAAAATACCAGGTACTGCACTAACAAATAAAACCACCAGGTCAATAGTATATCCAGTGCCAACATCTGTTAATTTATAAGGTGCAATAGCAGGATAAAAGGCATAGATACCACCCATACCCACCATTCCCATTAAAATTGGAGATACACCAGCCAAACCAATATATTGACCAGGATTACTACTATTATCAATAGGACCAGTAGCAACAGCAATCCATACAATAGCGGAAGCTGCAGATATAATTATTGCAATGACGAGTTGCCAGAATATAATCCTGTAACTAATGTTTGACCACTGATACCTCTCAGCAAGTTTAGCAAAGACATAGTAGTAGATGCAAACTTGGATACCAGAGAGAGGAATTCCTACATTGAAAAAGGAAGCATTTGCACTTCCAACATTCATCACAGCTGCCACATTCAGTCCATAGATAAATGAGACGAATACAATGgtccagtagtaaaagGTGAGATTACCCAACGAGCCTCCAGAAGTGAATGCGTAGAGAAGTAGGATGAATGAACAGCATAGTGTAGCATTAGTAAATATGGCAAACCACTTGGAAGATTTGTTAAACCATTCGCCTGTCCACGAAagaatatttataataacGATcccagtaaacgttgcaagttccataggattatggaccatgttaatgaacgaactgacatgttgttgaggaattttaaatctatccattgcaaactttgctccagttaaagccacacggagagactgcaaaAGAGTCAGACCTGCCATGAACATGGCACCTTTCTGAAGTCCATCCTTTGACATCCTTTGTCATCTTGTAATCTTACCTGTCgttcacaccattatatactacattatcCTTGGTCATAAATTAAAGAGACCCTCTCCACTCTATACACGGGACTTTAATGCTCCAGTATTATTCACCattcaagatgcatgtttcaagtagctcacatccTCAAGGTTTCACAGACGGAATGTAGAGTTGCTGGAATTAGTAGGTGATGTTATGAGAATGCAAtaatgaggaagaatcaATGTATAAATGGACATTTAATCGACTAAATCCATTACATCAACCACTCTTGTGGTCTCATTTGATTCAATCATCTCATTAATAGACTTTTTCAATGCTTCCTTGATGAGACCCTTGAGTCCATTTGCTCCGATAAATTTTGTTGCAACAACTTCGGCATTGTCTGTCTTGTTAAATTTACATTCCTTGTAGACATTTTCGTCAACTTGTACCCTGAGTGTGTACTCGGATTGATCATACACGAACCAGGCCTGACCATTAAACTTTTG contains:
- a CDS encoding hypothetical protein (encoded by transcript BEWA_009070A), whose product is MSKDGLQKGAMFMAGLTLLQSLRVALTGAKFAMDRFKIPQQHVSSFINMVHNPMELATFTGIVIINILSWTGEWFNKSSKWFAIFTNATLCCSFILLLYAFTSGGSLGNLTFYYWTIVFVSFIYGLNVAAVMNVGSANASFFNVGIPLSGIQVCIYYYVFAKLAERYQWSNISYRIIFWQLVIAIIISAASAIVWIAVATGPIDNSSNPGQYIGLAGVSPILMGMVGMGGIYAFYPAIAPYKLTDVGTGYTIDLVVLFVSAVPGILIVILCACSIGPDRPWNTSGHKWWHAAWSLALPHITAMVLCLCTLHYPDSRLAASIKSSGLKVGVITVTLKFCEEGLKAVSYAGSGKQVDQCSEGIISSLNTFTSQGLMIILAFTGDGYLKTYSKYEHDRSKWPTRNFGFWRSISYWAGNGAYVACKSVKSSFTTNVRCKVLGKSEALLIVYADEEF